The genomic segment GTGTAATGAGCCTGCTGGACTATATGCAGGATGCTACGCCCAAATTGGTAATTGGAAGTTTTATACTGCGCAGTTACCCCAAAGAGAAatatctctttcgctcttaTAAAGTATGTCAAATCCTGGATACAAGCTATTTACTAACTTAGTCTCTTTGTAGATACTGCCGCGTGCTCAGAACGTACATGCCTATGTCAACGCTGGATTTTTGATAGAATGGCATGATGCGACGCAGCATTTAGTTGCCTCAGCACGCATTTGCTTTGGTAATCTAAGACCTGACTTTGTGCATGCCCATGAGGTGGAGCAGTTGCTGGCCTGTCGCCAACTCTATGACACCGCAACAATAGCTCAAGTCTTGCACGGATTGCAGAGCAGTTTACAGGCGGTGGAAATGCCACCCGAGGCTTCCTCACAGTATCGTCAGAGCCTAGCCCTCTCGCTATACTACAAGTTTTTGTTGGGCACAGCACCCAAGAACTTGGTGAGAGAGAGCTATCGCACCGGTGGTGACCTATTGGTGCGTCCTCTATCTTCAGGCAGCCAAACATTTGAGACCATTAAAAAGAACTTTCCTGTAACACAAGCAGTGCCAAAGCTAGAAGGTAAGAATTAGAAAGATCAAATATCactaaaattttgaaaatcggatttttaattttctaataatttaatataataatgattATAATTCTATattcttcttttttatgcgcttagGTCTCATACAATGTTCTGGCGAGGCGATGTACATGAATGATTTGCTTACCACATCCAATGCGGTGCACTGTGCTTTTGTGACTGCCAAACGCGTGGGCGCCAGCATAGAGCAAATTGATGCTAGCGCTGCACTGCGTTGCAAAGGTGTTTTTGGCTTCTTTTCGGTGACCGATATTCCCGGGGATAACAATTTCTACAACAGTACGCTTTTTTCCGTGGAACCGGAGGAGATTTTTTGCGGTAGCGCTGTCAAGTACTTCGATCAGCCCTTGGGCGTAATCGCAGCGGTTAATCAGGATACAGCTATATATGCAGCCAACTTAGTGAAGGTTACCTATGCCAGCGAGCAGGTGCAGCTCTATACCAGCATGGCTTCGGTGCTCTCGGCGAAACATACGAAAGAAGCACAGCAACGTTTGTTTGTTCTGACTAAGCAAACTCAGGAGACTTTGCCGAAACCCAGTTTGGCGCCAGGTGATGTGCTAGGACGTGGCATTCTTGAGTTAGAGTCTCAGTATCATTTCACCATGGAGCCACAGACAACGATTGTTGTGCCCTGCGAGCAAGGCTTGCAGGTGTGGAGCGCTACACAGTGGATGGATGTAACCCAAGCCAGCATAGCACGCATGCTTAAGATGGATGTGAATCTGGTTCAGCTGCAAGTGCGACGCGTGGGTGGTGCATATGGCGCCAAAGTGACGCGTGGCAATTTGGCAGCTTGCGCCTGCGCTTTGGTGGCCCACAAGCTCAATCGTCCAGCGCGCTTTGTGCAGACTATAGAGTCCATGATGGAAACCTTGGGTAAGCGCTATGCCTGTCGTTCGGACTATGAATTTCAAGCGCGTGCCAACGGATCCATACTTATGCTAAGCAATAATTACTACGAGGATGCGGGCTGGAGTCTGAATGAGAACGTGGTGGAATTTCTTACCTTGTCAGCCCTTACAAATGGCTACAACTtaactaatttgaatttcaaagtGCAGGGCACAGCTGTTCGCACAGATGCACCCAGTTCAACCTGGTGTCGTGCGCCAGGCAACAGCGGAGGGTAAGGCAAAATCCAAAAATTAAACTACTACAGCTACACTCACTGTTTTGTTTATTCGCAGGCATCGCAATGACAGAGACCGTGCTGGAGCATATTGCCTTTGCCTGCAAGCTAGATCCGGTGGATGTTCGGTTGGTTAATCTACGCCCTGGCAGCAAAATGGTGCAGCTGTTACCCCGATTCATATCCTCAAGCGAGTATCGTCAGCGTCGCGATCAAGTGAATGTGTTTAATGCCCAACACCGTTGTTTTCTCGATAAAAGTTCTCAACAAGAGTTGAGTTTAATTAAGAGACTgcgaaagaaaaaatattaaaattagtcTACTAACAGGAAATGTGAAGAATCAAGGTGCTAACATCCTAGAGATTAAATCACTAATGTGTCCGTAATACTTTTAGAAATCATCGGTGAGATTCCTAGTAAAATGGATAAAACAAGTCTATGATGAGAGTGGCGTGGTAGGGAGGCAGGTAAATAAGAATACGAGAATACATCATGGGGCGAGAGGCGGAGTGCAGCATTAATGTAATTCGTTAAGGCGGAAGTACCCAACTTTCGATATATACACTGAAAGACGACAAGGGCAATCGGCAGCAAAACATACCCCCAGCGCACCACGCTGCtatatgcaaatatgtgtAAATATTGAGAAAAACGAAAACTATTTATGTCCTATATCGTTCTGCGAAATTAGCAGAGCGAGTTGGGTTTCGAAAAACGCACCAACGTCGGGTATCTTTGTGTACTTTATATGTGGTGCCGCAATTGTGGGCATAGGTCGTTTTTCTCGATTTGTTGGTGAGGGGtgcagaaataaataaataaatatatataaaaaaaagcaattcgGAATATTGAATGGTATATGCAACGCTTCCGTCTCCCTGTTGTACAcaattgcacaacttcataataccctttcccatttttgataaaaatgttaaaatgtttaacaatatattataataatagtctctcctaaaactaaaaactaaaccTCACTACTTTTTATACGCAGCCATTGCTATGACAGAGACCGTGCTGGAGCATATTGCCTTTGCCTGCAAGCTGGATCCGGTGGATGTTCGGTTGGTTAATCTACGCCCTGGCAGCAAAATGGTGCAGCTGTTACCCCGATTCATATCCTCAAGCGAGTATCGTCAGCGTCGCGATCAAGTGAATGTGTTTAATGCCCAACACCGTTGGCGCAAACGTGGCTTGGGCCTGGCACAAATGGAATTTCCGCTGGATATCGGCATTGCCTTAGATTATCCGGCTACGGTGGCCATTTATCATGCCGATGGATCAGTGGTTATAACACATGGCGGCATTGAGATCGGTCAGGGCATTAATACCAAGGTCGCTCAAGTGGCTGCCTTTTTGCTGGGTGTACCGCTTCAGCTCGTACGTGTGGAGCAGAGTAATACTATCACGGGCGCGAAACTTCTTTTGTTCACTGCCAACTCTATGACCAGCGAAGTAGGTAGGTATTGCTGTGCGCAAGGCTTGCAGTACCCTAAACCAGCGTCTGGAGCCTGTAAAACGTAGACTGGGTCCCAAAGCCACCTGGCAAGAGATTGTGGAGGCAGCTTTCTTACAGTCCATAGGCATGGTGGTCACAGATTCTTACAAAATGGGTGACCAAAGCAACTACAACATATATGGCTTGAGTCTTTGCGAGCTGGAGTTGGATTTGCTAACAGGCAATCATTTAATACGCCGCGTGGATATTTTGGAGGATGCAGGTGAAAGCATAAGTCCCAATGTGGATGTGGGTCAGGTAGAGGGAGCCTTTGTTATGGGCTTGGGCTACTATTTGACTGAGCTGCTTCTCTATGATCGACAGACGGGACGTCTGCTTACAAATCGCACTTGGAACTATCATCCACCAGGTGCCAAGGACATTCCCATCGATTTTcgcattgagctgctgcagaagAACCCAAACCCTGTTGGTTTTCTGCGGTCAAAGGCAACTGGAGAGCCCGCCTTTTGTCTAGGCAGTTGGCGTGCTGTTTGCTATGCAACATGCCAATTCAAGCTGCTCGACAAGATGCTGGCTTACCAAGGGAATGGGTGCGTCTTGGTGCGCCAACCACACCAGAGACGGTCTGGTTAAATGCAGGCAATGAAGTGTCACAGTTCGTGCTATAATAAAGTATCCTTTTTACCTTACTTCTTTTATCCTACCTACAGTTTCTTAAAGTGTAACTCCCATAACTGCTATAACGTCGTTACTATTATAATTTTACGAGATAACAATTATTtctcaatttttaattgaaaaataattttaattaaaagaacgtttaactattatttcatatttaaaatccaaaaaataataaaatttaatttttatacaccttgacatttttgaaaaaatggaaaagggtatcatgaagctGTGCAAATGTAAGTAACATGGAGATGTAAGTAACATGGCAGActccataaagtatatatattcttgatcagcaagacaaactgagttgaTAAAGCTATGTCCATCTGTATGAGTgggtgtttctcagcaactataagagctagagcaaccaaatttggtatgctGGTGCTCCTATAaaatcgtttttatttttttttatttccttgtCCCTCCTACCTCctcagcaaattaaaaaaaaaaaacaatttacctccacaaaaaaaaatttttcaataaatcaCACAAGCTTTGTCATGTTTCTGACTGGTATCGataatttcagaacgatcggatataTAATTTGGGTACGcttgctgacgctacagcaaAAACGAGCTGTTAGACGCGTTAgttgtgtgtatatgtttgcGAGTGAATATGTTTTCTGCGATGCAGTAGTCAAAATGTATATGAAACATGGCTTCGCCAAACTTACAAAATTACAGTTAAGTAGATACTTCTGTAAATTCATATTGACGTTTATGGCTCACATCGGTAGTAACAAATAACATGAAAATTTTGGGCTATcccattttgcttttttctaaatgatttatttagttaCAATTTGAATTCAGAACTCTTATTTACCGTTCCTGGTGTTGTACTGTTTATTACTCTTTTAttcaacaaacatttaataatttcgaTTTTATTACGTTTACTTGcgatttctttttatacactttgacatttttgtaaaaaatggaaaaagggtattatgaagttgctcaaatgtatgtaacagggagaaggaggcgtggcagaccccataaaggtatatatattcttgatcaggctgacgagctgagtcgatatagccatgttcGCCCGTCGTCCGTCTGaccgtctgaatgtttgagcaactcaTAGAGCTAgggcaaccaaatttggtatataggtgctcctatatccacaccacgcttttatttattttttttatttccccCCCCGCCCTATGTTTTTGGAAAAgataaaattcaatcaaagacaagtggacaggttaaagttgggcgctaCCACCCAactttaaatacactttgactaggt from the Drosophila busckii strain San Diego stock center, stock number 13000-0081.31 unplaced genomic scaffold, ASM1175060v1 Backbone_232, whole genome shotgun sequence genome contains:
- the LOC108601496 gene encoding LOW QUALITY PROTEIN: aldehyde oxidase 4 (The sequence of the model RefSeq protein was modified relative to this genomic sequence to represent the inferred CDS: deleted 3 bases in 3 codons; substituted 1 base at 1 genomic stop codon); amino-acid sequence: MLVGGNTAHGVYRRPRNIQHFIDVNMVPELKQHHLDAQQLLLGANLTLTETMQIFRLAQQRAGFEYCAQLWDHFDLIANVPVRNNGTLAGNISIKKEHPEFPSDVFITFEALNVHLIVHENAGSSRVMSLLDYMQDATPKLVIGSFILRSYPKEKYLFRSYKILPRAQNVHAYVNAGFLIEWHDATQHLVASARICFGNLRPDFVHAHEVEQLLACRQLYDTATIAQVLHGLQSSLQAVEMPPEASSQYRQSLALSLYYKFLLGTAPKNLVRESYRTGGDLLVRPLSSGSQTFETIKKNFPVTQAVPKLEGLIQCSGEAMYMNDLLTTSNAVHCAFVTAKRVGASIEQIDASAALRCKGVFGFFSVTDIPGDNNFYNSTLFSVEPEEIFCGSAVKYFDQPLGVIAAVNQDTAIYAANLVKVTYASEQVQLYTSMASVLSAKHTKEAQQRLFVLTKQTQETLPKPSLAPGDVLGRGILELESQYHFTMEPQTTIVVPCEQGLQVWSATQWMDVTQASIARMLKMDVNLVQLQVRRVGGAYGAKVTRGNLAACACALVAHKLNRPARFVQTIESMMETLGKRYACRSDYEFQARANGSILMLSNNYYEDAGWSLNENVVEFLTLSALTNGYNLTNLNFKVQGTAVRTDAPSSTWCRAPGNSGGXAIAMTETVLEHIAFACKLDPVDVRLVNLRPGSKMVQLLPRFISSSEYRQRRDQVNVFNAQHRWRKRGLGLAQMEFPLDIGIALDYPATVAIYHADGSVVITHGGIEIGQGINTKVAQVAAFLLGVPLQLVRVEQSNTITGAKLLLFTANSMTSEVVGIAVRKACSTLNQRLEPVKRRLGPKATWQEIVEAAFLQSIGMVVTDSYKMGDQSNYNIYGLSLCELELDLLTGNHLIRRVDILEDAGESISPNVDVGQVEGAFVMGLGYYLTELLLYDRQTGRLLTNRTWNYHPPGAKDIPIDFRIELLQKNPNPVGFLRSKATGEPAFCLAVGVLFAMQHAIQAARQDAGLPREWVRLGAPTTPETVWLNAGNEVSQFVL